In bacterium, a single genomic region encodes these proteins:
- the radA gene encoding DNA repair protein RadA, translated as MARRSTLFVCQNCGSTSPKWMGRCPDCSTWGSLLEEARQDSRSTGSRPAALEPLPLTSIPEDSSQRVPSGLGELDRVLGGGMVPGSAILLGGDPGIGKSTLILQILSGLAGGGRKVLYVTAEESMRQIRMRALRTGSESGNLMVLAETDFSAVAETIRASSPDTVVLDSVQALYHPDIGSSPGSISQVREIANVAVGIAKSMEITTWLIGHVTKEGSIAGPRALEHLVDTVLYFEGDSTHAYRILRAVKNRYGSTNEIALLEMTGQGLVEVSDPAGLFLPSSGANSPGSTVVMGLEGSRTLLVEVQALVAQTPFANPRRTVSGADLSRVLLILAVLDRRAGIGSGGMDVFVNVAGGLRLTEPAADLGIALALVSSMWEKPMIEKTAVCGELGLSGEVRPVMRLESRLREAARLGLTRAIVPAAGADKLPGIKGMEVVPVETIEDAIEASF; from the coding sequence ATGGCCCGCCGCAGCACCCTCTTCGTATGCCAGAACTGCGGCTCCACCTCTCCCAAGTGGATGGGCCGCTGCCCGGACTGCTCCACGTGGGGCTCCCTCCTGGAGGAAGCGCGCCAGGACAGCCGTTCTACCGGTTCCCGACCGGCGGCCCTCGAGCCCCTGCCTCTGACCAGCATTCCTGAAGATTCCTCCCAACGCGTCCCCTCCGGTCTTGGTGAACTGGACCGGGTCCTGGGCGGGGGAATGGTCCCCGGCTCGGCCATCCTCCTGGGCGGCGATCCGGGTATCGGAAAATCAACCCTCATCCTCCAGATCCTGTCCGGACTGGCCGGCGGAGGGCGCAAGGTCCTGTACGTGACCGCGGAAGAGTCCATGAGGCAGATCCGGATGAGAGCGCTGAGGACAGGATCGGAGAGCGGGAATCTCATGGTCCTGGCAGAGACCGATTTTTCCGCCGTCGCGGAAACGATCAGGGCCTCGTCCCCCGATACGGTGGTGCTGGACTCCGTCCAGGCCCTGTATCATCCTGACATCGGCTCATCTCCGGGAAGCATAAGCCAGGTCAGGGAGATAGCCAACGTGGCCGTGGGCATCGCCAAGAGCATGGAGATCACCACCTGGCTCATCGGCCACGTCACCAAGGAGGGCTCCATCGCCGGACCGAGGGCCCTCGAGCACCTGGTGGACACCGTGCTTTACTTCGAGGGGGACTCCACCCACGCCTACCGGATCCTCCGCGCGGTGAAAAACCGTTACGGTTCCACCAACGAGATCGCCCTTCTCGAGATGACCGGCCAGGGGCTCGTGGAGGTCAGCGATCCCGCCGGGCTGTTCCTTCCCTCCTCCGGCGCAAATTCACCCGGCTCCACTGTCGTCATGGGGCTGGAGGGATCGAGGACCCTCCTCGTCGAGGTCCAGGCCCTGGTGGCCCAGACACCGTTCGCAAACCCCAGACGCACTGTTTCGGGAGCTGACCTGTCCCGGGTGCTGCTGATACTGGCGGTCCTGGACCGGCGCGCGGGGATCGGGTCCGGAGGCATGGACGTTTTCGTCAACGTCGCGGGGGGGCTGCGGCTCACCGAACCGGCGGCGGACCTTGGAATCGCCCTGGCCCTGGTGTCGAGCATGTGGGAAAAACCGATGATCGAAAAAACCGCCGTGTGCGGGGAATTGGGCCTGTCGGGCGAAGTGCGCCCCGTCATGCGGCTGGAGAGCCGGCTGCGCGAGGCGGCCAGGCTTGGTCTGACCCGGGCCATCGTCCCCGCTGCCGGTGCCGACAAGCTGCCAGGGATAAAAGGCATGGAGGTCGTCCCGGTAGAAACGATCGAGGACGCCATCGAGGCATCTTTTTGA